A single window of Treponema denticola ATCC 35405 DNA harbors:
- a CDS encoding integrase catalytic domain-containing protein, protein MGLDMKMKKKLTEETAKRYCTAGKKQKTKILDEFVATIKYNRKYAIHILKNSAYVKVTHFNNAAKKSVQIIKETRKKRNYEKYYGQDVQEQVIRLWIFSMYLCSKRLVPFIRDNIDYFAQKFGYSEQLKAKLARISSATVGRILKPEIPKHSIRGISTTRPAKNLNKLIPIRTFFDWDERKPGFFEVDTVANCGISTKGQYICTLTLTDVHSGWTENRALLNKAHRWVKEAIEDVKINLPFQMKGIDSDNGSEFKNIQLLQWCNTNNVIFTRSRSCKKNDNCFVEQKNDSVVRRIVGYYRFEGEETRSVMADLYEQYNMLVNFFFPSMKIISKHRVDAKVIKKYDEAKTPYRRLMESSDISDAEKNELQCRKDSLDLQQLIDKTQELQSKLISMAQRWST, encoded by the coding sequence ATGGGGTTAGATATGAAAATGAAAAAGAAGCTGACCGAGGAAACGGCTAAACGGTACTGCACTGCAGGAAAGAAACAAAAGACGAAAATCCTCGATGAGTTTGTTGCAACTATCAAGTACAACCGAAAATATGCAATTCATATTCTGAAAAATAGTGCATACGTAAAAGTAACACACTTTAACAACGCTGCCAAAAAAAGTGTGCAGATCATTAAAGAGACACGAAAAAAGCGAAACTATGAAAAATACTACGGTCAAGACGTCCAAGAGCAAGTCATCCGGCTGTGGATTTTTTCGATGTACTTGTGTTCAAAACGGCTCGTGCCGTTTATACGTGATAATATCGATTACTTTGCTCAAAAGTTCGGCTATTCTGAACAACTTAAAGCAAAACTCGCTCGCATATCAAGTGCAACGGTCGGTAGGATTCTCAAGCCTGAAATTCCAAAACATTCTATCCGAGGTATTTCAACAACACGGCCTGCAAAGAATCTTAATAAGCTCATTCCAATCCGCACCTTTTTCGACTGGGATGAACGCAAACCGGGCTTTTTTGAGGTTGACACTGTCGCAAACTGTGGTATAAGTACTAAAGGACAGTATATTTGCACACTTACCCTCACTGATGTTCATTCAGGATGGACGGAAAATAGAGCCCTTTTAAACAAAGCTCACCGATGGGTAAAAGAAGCGATAGAGGATGTGAAAATAAACTTACCGTTTCAGATGAAAGGTATTGATAGCGACAACGGAAGCGAGTTTAAGAATATACAGCTTTTACAATGGTGCAACACCAATAATGTGATCTTCACTCGAAGCCGATCATGTAAAAAAAATGATAATTGTTTTGTTGAACAAAAAAATGACAGTGTGGTAAGACGCATTGTTGGCTACTATCGATTTGAGGGAGAGGAGACACGAAGCGTTATGGCTGACCTTTATGAGCAATATAACATGCTTGTAAACTTCTTTTTTCCTTCAATGAAGATTATTTCAAAGCATAGGGTAGACGCAAAGGTCATAAAGAAATATGATGAAGCTAAGACACCGTATCGTAGGCTTATGGAAAGCTCTGATATAAGCGATGCTGAAAAAAATGAGCTGCAATGTAGGAAAGATAGCTTGGATTTACAACAGCTGATTGATAAAACGCAAGAGCTACAAAGCAAACTTATTTCAATGGCACAGAGGTGGTCTACATAG
- a CDS encoding aminopeptidase, which yields MDLSYKQKSAWENLTKAELSELGKLSDSYLDFLDNGKTERECTVEIIKQAKKHGFKSLEEVVKSGSAKKGTKVYLNNKEKSVVLMVLGDDITQGMNIIGAHIDSPRLDLKQMPLFEESNMAFLKTHYYGGVKKYQWTTIPLAIHGVIFTKEGKKVDICIGEDEKDPVLFINDLLIHLSKKQLQETMSEGITGEQLNILVGNQKPSSKEKKDDKKEESKNPVKDNILKILNEKYGIIEEDFRVAELEVVPAGKARNVGFDSSLIAGHGHDDRVCAYTSLKAILEVESPKRTAVALFADKEEIGSVGNTGMQALYFENMVAEIAALNKNYRDIDVRRAFANSYMLSADVSAGFDPAFPSVFEKMNSAYIGNGICINKYTGSGGKGGSNDANAEFLQRIRKIFDDNKVVWQTAELGKIDAGGGGTIAYIIAKYGAEVVDCGVPVLSMHAPFEILSKADLYMAYKAYRAFYK from the coding sequence ATGGATTTATCTTATAAGCAGAAATCTGCTTGGGAAAATTTGACTAAGGCTGAACTTTCCGAGTTAGGGAAGCTTTCAGATAGTTATTTGGATTTTTTAGACAATGGAAAAACCGAAAGAGAATGTACTGTAGAGATTATAAAACAGGCTAAAAAGCATGGCTTTAAGTCTCTTGAAGAAGTCGTAAAAAGCGGTTCGGCAAAAAAAGGAACAAAGGTTTATCTAAACAATAAAGAAAAATCCGTTGTTTTGATGGTTTTGGGTGATGATATTACTCAGGGTATGAATATTATCGGAGCTCACATAGACAGCCCCCGTCTCGACTTAAAGCAAATGCCTCTTTTTGAAGAGTCAAATATGGCTTTTTTAAAGACTCATTATTACGGCGGTGTAAAAAAGTATCAGTGGACTACGATTCCTCTGGCTATTCATGGGGTTATCTTTACAAAAGAAGGGAAAAAAGTTGATATTTGCATAGGCGAAGACGAAAAGGACCCTGTTCTTTTTATAAATGACCTTTTGATACACCTTTCAAAAAAGCAGCTTCAGGAAACAATGTCTGAGGGTATAACCGGCGAGCAGCTTAATATTCTTGTAGGAAATCAAAAACCTTCTTCGAAAGAAAAAAAAGACGATAAAAAAGAAGAGTCAAAAAATCCGGTAAAGGACAATATCTTAAAAATCCTTAACGAAAAATACGGTATTATTGAGGAAGATTTTAGGGTTGCTGAGCTGGAAGTTGTTCCGGCAGGAAAGGCCCGAAATGTGGGTTTTGACAGTTCCCTCATTGCCGGTCACGGCCATGATGACAGGGTTTGTGCTTATACAAGCTTAAAAGCTATTTTGGAAGTAGAATCTCCAAAAAGGACTGCTGTTGCTCTTTTTGCCGATAAGGAAGAAATCGGTTCCGTAGGAAATACCGGTATGCAGGCTCTCTATTTTGAAAATATGGTTGCAGAAATAGCTGCCTTAAACAAAAACTATAGGGATATTGATGTTAGAAGGGCCTTTGCCAATTCATATATGCTTTCGGCCGATGTTTCTGCAGGTTTCGACCCTGCCTTCCCCTCCGTTTTTGAAAAGATGAATTCTGCCTATATAGGCAACGGTATCTGCATCAATAAGTATACGGGTTCGGGCGGCAAGGGCGGCTCAAATGATGCCAATGCAGAATTCTTACAAAGAATAAGAAAAATCTTTGATGATAACAAGGTTGTCTGGCAGACGGCTGAGCTCGGAAAAATAGATGCCGGCGGAGGCGGAACAATTGCCTATATTATCGCAAAATACGGTGCCGAAGTTGTAGACTGCGGTGTTCCCGTTCTTTCGATGCATGCTCCATTTGAAATTTTGAGTAAGGCCGACCTTTATATGGCCTATAAAGCTTATAGAGCTTTTTATAAATAA
- a CDS encoding rhodanese-like domain-containing protein, translating into MKKTCIFLSFLLMVIFSVSCNAKSTENIIRMDGSRLEAILNDETERGKYLVIDVREDYEYKAGHVPYSINISVQEIESRISEISDWKEKNVIVICRSGRRSRAAAEILVKHGFKKIFDADGVSKYNYKLEK; encoded by the coding sequence ATGAAAAAAACATGTATATTTTTAAGCTTTTTACTTATGGTGATTTTTTCGGTTTCATGTAATGCAAAATCTACAGAAAATATTATCAGAATGGACGGTTCCCGGCTGGAAGCAATTTTGAACGATGAAACGGAACGGGGAAAGTATCTTGTAATCGATGTCCGTGAAGACTATGAATATAAGGCAGGCCATGTGCCTTACTCAATAAATATAAGCGTACAAGAAATAGAAAGCCGAATTTCGGAAATTTCCGATTGGAAAGAAAAGAATGTAATTGTTATATGCCGCAGCGGCAGAAGAAGCAGAGCCGCAGCCGAAATTTTAGTAAAGCACGGATTTAAAAAAATATTTGATGCCGACGGCGTAAGCAAATACAACTATAAATTGGAAAAATAA